Proteins found in one Zea mays cultivar B73 chromosome 1, Zm-B73-REFERENCE-NAM-5.0, whole genome shotgun sequence genomic segment:
- the LOC100384739 gene encoding probable nucleolar protein 5-2 yields MLVLFETPAGFALFKVLDEGKLDKVEDLWKEFTTSDSARKVVELKAFNKFENTSDALSAATLIIDSKPSKGLRKFLQKHCEGETLAVADSKLGNAIKEKLKIDCLHNSAVMELMRGLRNQLTELITGLGAQDLGPMSLGLSHSLSRYKLKFSPEKVDTMIIQAIGLLDDLDKELNTYAMRVREWYGWHFPELTKIVTDNIQYAKVVKMMGNRTNAVNLDFSEILSDEELETQLKEAAVISMGTEVSDLDLSNIRELCDQVLALSEYRAQLYDYLKSRMNTIAPNLTALVGELVGARLIAHGGSLLNLAKQPGSTIQILGAEKALFRALKTKHSTPKYGLIYHASLIGKASQKHKGKISRSLAAKTALAIRYDALGDGEDNSIGTESRLKLETRLQVLEGRELGKSAGSTKGKPKIEVYEKDRKQGAGALTTPAKTYNPAADLVLTEETPKKSELASKKRKHHEVQTEPSAELAEGAVQEDRKKKKKNKESEEAPAAEGDGEKKKKKKSKDVGEEPAVAAAAATEGEKKKKKKKSDADGEGVTTQTEESGKKDKKKKKKRHADDE; encoded by the exons GTGGTTGAGCTGAAGGCTTTCAATAAGTTTGAGAACACATCTGATGCTCTATCTGCGGCAACCCTTATTATTGATAGCAAGCCTAGCAAGGGTCTGCGCAAGTTCTTACAGAAACATTGTGAGGGTGAAACATTAGCGGTTGCTGATTCTAAGCTAGGAAATGCTATAAAAGAAAAGCTG AAAATTGACTGCCTTCACAATAGTGCTGTGATGGAGCTGATGAGAGGGCTGAGAAATCAGCTCACTGAGCTTATAACTGGGTTGGGTGCTCAAGACCTTGGCCCAATGAGCTTGGGATTGTCCCACAGCCTGTCTAGGTATAAGCTGAAGTTCAGTCCCGAGAAG GTTGATACCATGATCATTCAAGCCATTGGATTATTGGATGATCTTGACAAGGAGCTTAACACTTATGCCATGAGAGTTCGTGAATGGTATGGCTGGCACTTTCCAGAGCTCACCAAAATAGTTACAGATAATATACAGTATGCCAAAGTTGTGAAGATGATGGGAAACAGAACCAATGCAGTCAATCTTGACTTCTCTGAG ATATTATCAGATGAAGAGCTAGAAACACAGCTAAAGGAGGCAGCAGTGATATCTATGGGAACAGAAGTTAGTGACCTCGACTTGTCAAATATAAGAGAGCTATGCGATCAAGTGCTGGCACTTTCTGAGTACAGAGCCCAGCTGTATGACTATTTAAAAAGCAGGATGAACACTATTGCACCAAATCTGACAGCCCTAGTGGGTGAATTAGTTGGTGCTCGCCTTATTGCACATGGTGGAAGTTTGCTAAATTTAGCCAAGCAGCCTGGTAGCACAATTCAGATACTTGGTGCAGAGAAG gctttaTTCAGAGCTCTAAAGACAAAGCATTCTACTCCTAAGTATGGCCTCATCTACCATGCATCCTTAATTGGTAAGGCTTCTCAAAAGCACAAGGGAAAAATCTCTCGTTCTCTTGCTGCAAAAACTGCTCTTGCCATCCGATATGATGCGCTTGGCGATGGTGAGGACAACTCCATTGGTACTGAGAGCCGACTTAAG CTTGAGACACGGCTTCAAGTTCTTGAGGGTAGAGAACTTGGGAAATCTGCTGGTTCCACAAAGGGGAAGCCCAAGATAGAAGTGTATGAAAAGGACCGGAAGCAGGGTGCTGGGGCTTTAACAACTCCTGCTAAG ACATACAACCCTGCAGCTGATCTGGTACTTACTGAAGAAACACCAAAGAAGTCAGAATTGGCTTCAAAGAAGAGGAAACATCATGAGGTTCAAACTGAACCATCGGCAGAGCTTGCAGAGGGAGCAGTCCAGGAGgataggaagaagaagaaaaagaacaaggaaagcgaggaggctcctgctgctgaaggtgatggtgagaagaaaaagaaaaagaagtccAAGGATGTCGGGGAAGAGCCTgctgtggctgctgctgctgccacagaaggtgagaaaaagaagaagaaaaagaagtctGACGCGGACGGTGAGGGTGTTACAACGCAAACCGAAGAGTCTGGTAAGAAagataagaagaaaaagaagaaaaggcATGCCGATGATGAGTGA